Proteins from a genomic interval of Lacticaseibacillus pabuli:
- a CDS encoding glycosyltransferase family 39 protein — MKRLQKLTNWFLLVLGLYLTVFIIAVSVVSTSKLKMTGTSVMLFIAFLAGMAVLLFIPLKKHWLRWLLLALIIALAFGLRWAWLLQARSYPTSDFFSLFTASYTMYKGTNPFTTPGALPVWMQNYFNTWPYQNGFVIFQAAVMRLLHTSNLFPIQVVNLIMSTASVGVTYLIGSALTRPRTGLVAAFIYATYMPAVMMSSALTNQTVATLSYLLAFWLLLRGQRILDDSVSGKLKGWRDYVIAYWRAALAGVFFAFGNAMRPLGLLILLAVGVFYVFYRLLFQHRNWRKVGHAFAFLLVVCSMYGATMATTNTVITSRGWSPYRLVNRNPLWKLVTGLNSASDGQFSGELGRKVSVLPLGEKRNKVERQMIKDETKDKKVVLDLFVTKFQYFWGASDDAAHWTINNPTAHYNDQTWRKKQWLYKGLQGMQWITIFVCFALGLVVLLKPWGKPLLASDLGVVFIIMWFAYVCVHLLIEIQLRYRFFITPIVIIVAAVGVTALVRALRYRRVSGENKRYILNQSLDRGKRVA, encoded by the coding sequence ATGAAACGACTACAAAAACTGACGAACTGGTTCTTGCTCGTCCTCGGCCTTTATCTGACAGTATTTATTATTGCAGTCAGTGTCGTGAGCACGAGCAAACTGAAGATGACGGGAACCAGCGTCATGCTCTTCATCGCCTTTCTTGCGGGAATGGCGGTGCTGCTGTTTATTCCACTGAAAAAGCACTGGCTGCGTTGGCTACTGCTCGCATTGATCATTGCCCTAGCGTTTGGGTTGCGCTGGGCGTGGTTGCTGCAGGCGCGTAGCTATCCGACCTCGGACTTCTTTTCCTTATTCACCGCGTCATACACGATGTACAAGGGGACCAATCCGTTTACCACGCCAGGTGCGCTGCCCGTGTGGATGCAAAATTACTTCAATACCTGGCCGTATCAGAACGGCTTCGTGATTTTCCAGGCGGCCGTGATGCGACTGTTGCACACGTCCAATTTGTTCCCCATCCAAGTGGTTAACCTCATCATGAGCACCGCGAGTGTCGGAGTGACTTACCTGATTGGCAGTGCGTTGACGCGGCCCCGCACTGGCCTGGTTGCGGCTTTTATCTATGCCACCTACATGCCAGCCGTCATGATGTCGAGTGCGCTAACGAACCAAACCGTTGCGACCTTAAGCTATCTGCTGGCATTCTGGCTGTTGCTGCGTGGCCAGCGTATCCTGGACGATAGCGTTTCTGGCAAACTCAAGGGGTGGCGTGATTACGTCATTGCGTATTGGCGTGCCGCATTGGCGGGGGTGTTCTTTGCTTTCGGGAATGCGATGCGGCCACTGGGTTTGCTCATTTTGCTGGCGGTCGGCGTATTCTATGTCTTTTACCGTCTGCTGTTCCAGCACCGTAATTGGCGCAAAGTGGGACACGCGTTCGCCTTCCTCCTCGTGGTATGCAGCATGTATGGTGCGACGATGGCGACGACCAACACCGTCATCACTAGCCGCGGCTGGAGTCCGTACCGCCTCGTGAACCGCAATCCGCTGTGGAAACTCGTCACGGGCTTGAATTCTGCTAGTGACGGCCAGTTCTCAGGTGAACTGGGGCGCAAGGTCAGTGTCCTGCCACTGGGCGAAAAGCGGAACAAGGTTGAGCGCCAGATGATTAAGGACGAAACCAAGGACAAGAAGGTCGTTTTGGACCTGTTCGTCACCAAGTTCCAGTACTTCTGGGGGGCATCCGATGATGCGGCCCACTGGACGATTAACAATCCGACGGCACACTACAATGACCAGACTTGGCGTAAGAAGCAATGGCTGTATAAGGGCTTGCAAGGCATGCAGTGGATTACGATCTTCGTCTGCTTCGCGTTAGGCCTCGTGGTGTTACTGAAACCGTGGGGCAAACCGCTCCTGGCCAGTGATCTTGGCGTCGTCTTCATTATCATGTGGTTCGCTTACGTGTGCGTCCACTTATTGATTGAGATTCAGTTGCGTTACCGCTTTTTCATCACGCCAATTGTGATCATTGTCGCCGCGGTTGGTGTTACCGCATTGGTTCGCGCACTGCGTTACCGCAGGGTGTCCGGGGAAAACAAACGTTATATTTTGAATCAATCTTTAGACCGAGG
- the trxA gene encoding thioredoxin: MPQNVTVDNLTELTKSGTVVMDIWAPWCGPCKVLSPMLADLEQELPGLTVIKQNVDDDKSIAEKYKVQSVPTMVIFQNGKAVEKVSGVYPKPKLRAYLQKVLARVQA, from the coding sequence ATGCCGCAAAATGTTACGGTTGATAACTTAACAGAACTAACCAAGAGCGGCACGGTCGTCATGGACATTTGGGCGCCGTGGTGTGGCCCGTGCAAGGTGCTGAGCCCGATGCTGGCCGACCTGGAGCAGGAGCTACCCGGTCTGACGGTCATCAAGCAAAACGTGGATGACGATAAGTCGATTGCGGAAAAGTACAAGGTGCAGTCGGTCCCCACGATGGTCATTTTCCAAAACGGCAAGGCCGTCGAAAAGGTCAGTGGGGTTTACCCCAAGCCCAAGTTGCGGGCGTACCTGCAGAAGGTGCTGGCCCGTGTCCAAGCGTAA
- a CDS encoding threonine/serine exporter family protein → MNLLLKIIVQLAFSYVSTVGFALCINVPRKGLNCAGLAGMIGWIVYWVIWQAGVSIMIANLVGAFAIGIAGIMFARLMKMPVIVFNIPGLVPLVPGATAYEAVRALVMNHQSEGIELLVRVIMVAGSIAVGFMFAQLVTELTRPRLGFLGTFRSQD, encoded by the coding sequence ATGAACTTATTATTGAAGATTATTGTGCAGCTCGCATTCTCCTACGTGAGCACGGTGGGCTTTGCGCTATGTATTAATGTACCGCGTAAGGGTCTCAACTGCGCGGGCTTGGCGGGGATGATCGGCTGGATTGTCTACTGGGTCATTTGGCAAGCTGGGGTTTCAATTATGATTGCTAACCTTGTCGGCGCCTTTGCCATCGGGATTGCGGGCATCATGTTTGCCCGGCTGATGAAGATGCCGGTGATTGTATTTAACATTCCCGGCCTCGTGCCACTCGTGCCCGGTGCGACGGCTTACGAGGCGGTGCGGGCACTAGTGATGAACCACCAGAGCGAAGGTATCGAGTTGCTCGTGCGCGTCATCATGGTCGCCGGGTCTATTGCCGTCGGGTTTATGTTTGCCCAACTTGTGACCGAACTGACGCGGCCGCGTTTGGGGTTCTTGGGCACATTTAGGTCGCAAGATTAA
- a CDS encoding GNAT family N-acetyltransferase, whose amino-acid sequence MTSYRLSTTEDQEQFYNLYLYAFGNHDSAARRAFFKPRYEHALTYGIKDGDQLVSGLYSLPFRVNFHGQQYHMNGIGDVMSAPEFSGRGGASTLMRAALTDMYAAGVELSYLAPFSYEYYRRFGYEQVFEHTEYRIASRDLPRFRASDEGGSLVRGKLADLYQDLKPLNARSNRTQRGGVMRADWWWDYLCLKNNWDAAIYRDATGMPTGYVIYAREGTQLTVKEYVAETAIARQQLLGFIMKHGNTFAELVYEAPDTDFMQDYLPNPYVLQTTVQPYMMARIVHLERFMSKYPVSEDAHADLVFKLTDETVPANDGYWYLRVADGKLALTKTDETAAAAQLSIQQFSKLMMGAQSASELAARGQITATPAQAAELDSVRVKQSPSLVDYF is encoded by the coding sequence ATGACTAGTTATCGCTTATCAACGACTGAAGATCAGGAACAGTTTTATAACTTATACTTATATGCATTTGGCAATCATGACTCGGCTGCGCGCCGTGCGTTCTTTAAACCACGCTACGAACACGCCCTGACATACGGCATCAAAGATGGTGATCAACTCGTCAGCGGGCTCTACTCCCTGCCTTTCCGCGTCAATTTCCACGGTCAGCAATACCACATGAACGGCATTGGTGACGTCATGTCCGCGCCAGAATTTTCTGGGCGCGGCGGCGCCAGCACCCTGATGCGGGCAGCGTTAACAGATATGTACGCGGCTGGCGTTGAGCTTTCGTACCTCGCCCCATTTTCGTATGAATATTACCGCCGATTTGGCTACGAACAAGTCTTTGAACACACGGAATATCGCATTGCGAGTCGCGACCTGCCGCGCTTCCGCGCCTCAGATGAAGGCGGCAGCCTGGTTCGCGGCAAACTAGCTGATCTCTACCAAGACCTCAAGCCACTCAATGCCCGCAGTAATCGCACCCAGCGCGGTGGCGTCATGCGCGCCGACTGGTGGTGGGACTACCTTTGCCTGAAGAACAACTGGGACGCGGCGATTTACCGCGACGCAACGGGAATGCCAACGGGTTACGTCATCTACGCTCGCGAAGGCACACAGCTCACGGTTAAAGAGTACGTAGCGGAAACCGCGATTGCCCGCCAGCAGTTGCTCGGTTTCATTATGAAGCACGGCAACACTTTCGCCGAGCTCGTTTACGAAGCACCTGATACGGACTTCATGCAAGATTACCTGCCAAATCCATATGTCCTGCAGACCACCGTGCAGCCCTACATGATGGCGCGTATCGTGCACTTGGAACGCTTCATGAGCAAGTACCCAGTATCCGAAGACGCCCATGCCGACCTGGTATTCAAGCTCACGGATGAGACGGTGCCAGCCAATGATGGTTACTGGTACCTGCGTGTTGCGGATGGCAAATTGGCTTTGACTAAGACCGACGAAACCGCCGCGGCGGCGCAACTCTCCATTCAGCAGTTCAGCAAGCTGATGATGGGTGCGCAGTCAGCCAGTGAACTGGCGGCACGGGGCCAAATCACGGCTACCCCGGCACAAGCAGCAGAGTTAGATAGCGTCCGCGTGAAGCAGAGCCCATCGCTAGTTGATTACTTCTAA
- a CDS encoding threonine/serine exporter family protein — protein sequence MDVDQKDLDKNEILDTCLLAGRIMIEGGSEMYRVEDTMKRIAINAGEDSALIFTTATGIFASVRNQPYMQLRPVQDRDIDMEKVARVNTLSRRFAAKEIDLNDLHTELEHLEKHIPYFPMWLQLIGAAAVSALLMVVFTQHYDWFDIPLAGVAGAIGFGVSHYIHQLTNIKFVSELTGSLALAAVTLLGIKLGLGHNMDNILIGAVMPLVPGVAITNSIRDMLAGHLLTGMARGMEAVLTACAIGFGIAIVIMIA from the coding sequence ATGGACGTTGATCAAAAGGACCTGGATAAAAACGAAATTCTAGACACCTGTTTGCTGGCGGGCCGCATCATGATCGAGGGCGGTAGCGAGATGTACCGGGTTGAGGACACGATGAAGCGCATTGCGATTAACGCGGGCGAGGATAGTGCGCTCATCTTTACGACGGCCACGGGTATTTTTGCCAGTGTGCGCAATCAGCCGTACATGCAATTGCGGCCAGTGCAAGATCGTGACATCGATATGGAAAAGGTCGCCCGGGTGAACACTTTGTCGCGGCGTTTTGCCGCCAAGGAGATTGACCTGAATGACCTGCATACCGAGCTGGAGCACCTTGAAAAGCACATCCCCTACTTCCCGATGTGGCTACAGCTCATCGGTGCCGCGGCGGTCTCTGCGCTGCTCATGGTCGTGTTTACGCAGCATTACGATTGGTTTGACATTCCGCTGGCCGGTGTCGCGGGGGCAATCGGCTTTGGCGTCTCGCACTATATTCACCAGCTGACCAACATCAAATTTGTCAGTGAGCTAACGGGCTCATTGGCACTCGCTGCCGTCACTTTGCTGGGTATCAAGCTGGGACTGGGCCACAACATGGACAATATCTTGATTGGCGCGGTGATGCCGCTAGTACCGGGCGTGGCGATTACCAATTCCATCCGTGATATGCTGGCGGGGCATCTGCTAACGGGTATGGCGCGCGGAATGGAAGCCGTGCTGACTGCATGTGCTATTGGGTTCGGCATCGCTATCGTCATCATGATTGCTTAG
- a CDS encoding LysR substrate-binding domain-containing protein: MNTRDLDYFAKLVEIKNFSAVADYFHVTQPTVSLAVKRLETNYGIQLVVRDQSHNTLTVTPAGEQLAIHARVILSELQQASQELSAMQAPTITLGLPPMIGNYYFPQLIPRLMTENIMQHLATVEAGSSALLDRLRNGELDMALLGSAGRLNEPDLESDEIGSTPFCLIASKQRHLSSTGEVSFADLASVPFVTLTEGYVHDQVFNKVSAAAGFHPQIAFRTGDVSLLKKMVRQNVGVAMLAELAVQPDDDFQVFHLTDVDLPRFSIAVAYRKQQLLSPMMQQLKAELMKGK; this comes from the coding sequence TTGAACACCCGTGATTTAGACTATTTCGCCAAGCTCGTCGAAATTAAAAATTTTTCTGCCGTGGCGGATTATTTTCACGTCACCCAGCCGACCGTCTCGCTGGCTGTCAAACGACTGGAAACGAACTACGGCATCCAGCTCGTCGTCCGCGACCAGAGTCACAACACCCTGACTGTCACCCCGGCCGGTGAGCAGCTGGCTATCCACGCCCGCGTCATCCTGAGCGAACTGCAACAGGCCAGCCAGGAGCTCAGCGCGATGCAGGCGCCTACCATCACGCTGGGACTGCCCCCGATGATTGGCAACTACTATTTCCCTCAGCTCATCCCCCGGCTCATGACCGAGAACATCATGCAGCACCTCGCGACCGTCGAGGCTGGCTCCAGCGCCTTGCTCGACAGACTGCGCAATGGTGAACTGGACATGGCGTTGCTGGGTAGCGCCGGCCGTCTGAACGAGCCGGATCTGGAAAGCGATGAGATTGGCAGCACCCCGTTTTGCCTTATTGCCAGCAAACAGCGCCATCTCAGCAGCACCGGTGAAGTGTCCTTCGCTGATCTGGCAAGCGTCCCCTTCGTCACACTCACTGAGGGCTACGTGCACGACCAAGTCTTCAACAAGGTCAGTGCCGCGGCTGGCTTCCACCCCCAGATTGCATTCCGGACCGGCGACGTCAGCCTACTCAAAAAAATGGTCCGTCAAAACGTCGGCGTGGCCATGCTGGCGGAATTGGCGGTGCAACCAGATGATGATTTCCAAGTGTTCCACCTCACCGACGTGGACTTACCCCGTTTTTCGATTGCCGTTGCCTATCGTAAACAACAGCTCCTCAGCCCGATGATGCAACAACTGAAGGCGGAACTGATGAAGGGCAAATAA
- a CDS encoding GNAT family N-acetyltransferase: MTLKVDLLTHQVLQTPRLRLRPFQLSDAPALFTLGQDPAVAQFSLHYPNEAAAVQNLADYWMGTPLGKWAVTLADGSFIGAIELHEDEVNRKAELGYVFDHRYWGHGYATEAARALLDLCFNTMQLSSVFAMYDSRNSRSGALCQRLGMHIDGQLRADRIIQEVPVTTVVASILRSEYDAAN; the protein is encoded by the coding sequence ATGACACTCAAAGTCGATTTACTCACCCACCAGGTGCTGCAAACGCCGCGTCTTCGGTTGCGGCCGTTCCAGCTCAGTGATGCGCCCGCGCTGTTCACACTGGGCCAAGATCCGGCGGTCGCACAGTTTTCCCTACATTACCCAAATGAGGCAGCCGCTGTGCAAAATCTGGCGGATTACTGGATGGGCACGCCGCTGGGCAAATGGGCGGTGACCTTAGCGGATGGGTCCTTCATTGGTGCCATCGAACTGCATGAAGATGAGGTAAACCGTAAAGCGGAGCTCGGCTATGTTTTCGACCACCGTTACTGGGGCCACGGTTACGCCACGGAGGCCGCACGCGCCCTACTCGATTTATGCTTCAACACGATGCAACTGTCCAGCGTTTTCGCCATGTATGACAGCCGCAATAGTCGCTCTGGTGCGTTGTGTCAGCGCCTGGGCATGCACATTGATGGCCAATTGCGCGCCGACCGCATCATTCAGGAGGTTCCAGTGACAACAGTTGTGGCGTCCATCCTGCGTTCTGAATACGACGCCGCCAATTAA
- a CDS encoding AEC family transporter has product MTALSTSIQSILTIVLIIALGYVLQRKGWFDDKFGGTISNLLMKVALPASIFISVLQRLTLSKLISLSSGLVYGFGGVILGYIIAFIMVKVLNVRPGRRGTFINMFVNANTIFIGLPLNLALFGDKAMAYFLVYYVVNTVSTWTLGAFLMANDDPTKVKGEGSSNFNWKKLLPPPLLGFLVALVFLLLRIPFVNVPQLSFAVNTLTYVGSLVTPLSLIYIGIVLAKAGLGSINFDRDTIFALIGRFVVAPALIVMLIMIGAHMGFGMPGLEAKTLIVQASAPGLAVLPILADQAHGDVKYATNVVTTSTVLFAVVVPIIMMLVSGM; this is encoded by the coding sequence TTGACTGCATTATCAACTTCAATCCAGAGCATTCTGACCATCGTTTTGATCATTGCGCTCGGTTACGTCTTGCAGCGTAAGGGTTGGTTCGACGACAAGTTCGGCGGCACCATCTCTAACCTGCTCATGAAGGTGGCTCTGCCTGCCTCCATCTTTATCTCCGTCCTGCAGCGCCTGACCCTGAGCAAGCTCATTAGCCTGTCCAGCGGCCTGGTTTACGGGTTCGGGGGCGTCATCCTGGGCTACATCATCGCCTTTATCATGGTAAAGGTCCTGAATGTGCGCCCCGGTCGTCGCGGGACTTTCATTAACATGTTCGTCAACGCCAACACCATCTTCATCGGTTTACCTTTGAACTTGGCACTGTTTGGTGATAAGGCCATGGCCTACTTCCTGGTTTACTACGTGGTCAACACGGTTTCGACCTGGACACTGGGGGCCTTCCTGATGGCGAACGATGACCCAACCAAGGTCAAGGGTGAGGGCTCAAGCAACTTCAACTGGAAGAAACTGCTCCCACCACCACTGCTTGGGTTCCTTGTTGCCTTAGTTTTCCTGTTGCTCCGGATTCCATTCGTCAACGTGCCACAGCTTAGTTTCGCCGTGAACACCTTGACCTATGTCGGTAGCCTGGTAACGCCACTGTCCCTCATCTACATTGGGATTGTGCTTGCCAAGGCTGGCCTAGGCTCCATCAACTTTGACCGCGACACCATCTTTGCCTTGATTGGCCGGTTCGTGGTTGCCCCAGCCCTCATCGTGATGCTGATTATGATTGGCGCGCACATGGGCTTCGGCATGCCTGGTCTGGAAGCCAAGACATTGATTGTGCAGGCTTCTGCACCTGGTCTGGCCGTACTGCCTATTCTGGCTGACCAAGCACATGGTGACGTGAAGTACGCCACTAACGTTGTCACCACTTCGACCGTGCTCTTTGCCGTCGTTGTGCCGATTATCATGATGCTTGTTTCTGGCATGTAA
- a CDS encoding malolactic enzyme, with translation MRYTPEQILNDPFLNKGTAFTDAERQQFGLAGILPPAVQTLDQQVKQAYAQLNTKGSDLQKRIFLMDIFNHNRVLFYKLFSEHIAEFMPIVYDPTIADTIENYSALFVEPQNAVYLNIDNQDDIESALKHGADGRDIRLVVVTDGEGILGIGDWGTQGVDISVGKLMVYTAAAGIDPASVLPVVLDAGTNNESLLSDDLYLGLRKKRVYGDDYYAFVDKFVAAARKLFPKLYLHFEDFGRSNAANILNKYQGQLTTFNDDIQGTGIIVLAGILGALNISQQKMTDQIYMSFGAGTAGAGITKRIYDEFLQQGLSEDEARKHFYMVDKQGLLFDDDPTLTPEQKPFARKRSEFANADSLTTLEAAVKAVHPTILVGTSTQPGSFTESVVSEMAQHTSRPIIFPLSNPTKLAEAKAEDLIKWTDGRALVATGIPAAPVAYKGVTYEIGQANNALVYPGLGLGTIAATAKLLTDGMISAAAHSLGGIVDPDQDGAAVLPPVTKLDVFSQTVANAVANEAVKEGQTKDDIKDVKAAVANMKWVPEYKDIKSLDVDR, from the coding sequence ATGCGTTATACACCAGAACAGATTCTGAACGACCCATTCTTGAACAAAGGCACTGCCTTTACCGATGCGGAACGTCAGCAGTTCGGTCTCGCCGGCATTTTGCCACCAGCAGTTCAGACGCTCGACCAGCAAGTGAAGCAGGCCTACGCACAGCTGAACACTAAGGGTAGCGATTTGCAGAAGCGGATCTTCCTCATGGATATTTTCAACCACAACCGTGTGCTTTTCTACAAGTTGTTCTCTGAACACATTGCCGAATTCATGCCAATCGTGTACGACCCAACGATTGCCGACACGATTGAAAACTACTCCGCACTCTTCGTGGAACCTCAGAACGCCGTTTACCTGAACATCGACAACCAGGACGATATCGAATCCGCCCTCAAGCACGGTGCAGATGGCCGCGACATTCGCCTCGTTGTTGTGACTGACGGTGAAGGAATTCTCGGGATTGGCGACTGGGGTACACAGGGTGTTGATATCTCCGTTGGTAAGCTGATGGTTTACACCGCCGCTGCCGGCATCGACCCAGCCTCTGTTCTGCCAGTTGTCCTTGATGCGGGGACCAACAACGAATCACTCCTCAGCGATGACCTTTATCTTGGCCTGCGCAAGAAGCGTGTCTACGGCGATGACTACTACGCCTTCGTTGACAAGTTCGTTGCCGCTGCCCGCAAGCTCTTCCCTAAGCTGTACCTGCACTTTGAAGACTTTGGTCGTAGCAATGCCGCCAACATTCTGAACAAGTACCAGGGTCAGCTCACGACCTTTAACGATGATATCCAGGGGACTGGGATTATCGTGCTCGCCGGGATTCTGGGTGCGCTCAACATTTCGCAGCAGAAGATGACCGACCAGATCTACATGAGCTTTGGTGCCGGGACTGCCGGTGCTGGGATTACCAAGCGGATCTACGATGAATTCCTCCAGCAGGGACTCAGCGAGGACGAAGCCCGCAAGCACTTCTACATGGTCGACAAGCAGGGGTTGCTCTTTGATGATGACCCAACGCTGACCCCAGAACAGAAGCCATTTGCCCGCAAGCGTAGTGAATTTGCCAACGCCGATTCACTGACCACGCTGGAAGCAGCGGTTAAGGCCGTGCACCCAACAATTTTGGTCGGGACCTCGACCCAGCCAGGTAGCTTCACCGAGAGCGTTGTGTCCGAGATGGCACAGCACACCAGCCGCCCAATCATCTTCCCATTGTCCAACCCAACCAAGCTCGCTGAAGCAAAGGCTGAGGACTTGATCAAGTGGACGGATGGCCGCGCACTGGTTGCCACCGGGATTCCTGCCGCACCTGTTGCATACAAGGGTGTGACCTACGAAATTGGTCAGGCGAACAACGCGCTTGTCTACCCAGGTCTTGGCCTTGGGACGATTGCGGCAACCGCGAAGTTGCTCACGGACGGCATGATTTCAGCCGCCGCACATTCACTGGGTGGCATCGTTGACCCAGATCAGGATGGCGCTGCGGTATTGCCACCTGTTACCAAGCTCGATGTCTTCAGTCAGACCGTTGCCAACGCCGTTGCGAACGAAGCGGTTAAGGAAGGCCAGACCAAGGATGACATCAAGGACGTGAAGGCAGCCGTTGCCAACATGAAGTGGGTGCCTGAATACAAGGACATCAAGAGCCTGGATGTCGACCGTTAA